The Mangrovivirga cuniculi genomic sequence TTGAAAATTTTTATCATAAAAAATGATTTGATTTTTGATTTTAACCAGCCATTTTGACTTTTCTCTGTGAACACTATAAAAATATACCGGCTTATCAATATCAAACTTTTCTGATATGGGCATTTCTTCTTCCAGGGTTAATCTACCATCTGTATCAAGAATCTGATAGTAATTATGGCCGGCAAAAACATGAAATGTATTATTTGTCTGATATACCTTATAATTTTTTCGATTTACACTATCCAGTATAAGATTATCATAGGGCCTGAGATCTGTTTTTGATATAGAATGAATACTTCCATTTCTTGAAAAAGTAATGACACTATTATCAGTTTCATATAGATGAACAACGGCATCATCTGTTAAATTAACCAGAGTATCCATTTTTTTATATTCTGAAGTTTCAGTCACAAGACTTAGAGAATTCAGAGAAGCAACCCACATGCCTTGATCTTTGACCGGTAAAATATCAGATATAAAAGTATACTTTAATGAATCAGATAATGGAGTCAGCTCCTGTCCATCCCACCTGTAAACACCTCCTCCCTGAGTCCCAACCCAGATAAAACCATGCTGATCTGGTTTTAAAGATGAAATTTGACTATTGGAAAGTCCATATGAATAGTCTATATGATTGAGTTTGAAATTTTGGCCATGGATATCTAAGGTGTTAAAAAAATATATTAAAAACACAGTCAGTAGTCCAATTTGAAAACTACTAAATTGTAACACCCCTTTATATTTAATCTTCATTCCGGGCAGAAGGTTCTATTTTAAATTAGCGTTAAAATAATTACTAATTATATCTACTTCAATCCCTCAATACGGGGGAATTTCAAAAAACATCAGTAAAACAACCTTAGAATAACATATCTAAAGCTTATAATATCCACATCATATATTTAAAATAGTGGCAACCAGCTAATTAATATCACTCATGTGAGAACACCATACTAAGAGCAGTTTTATAGCTTTCGGTAATCTGAAGAATATTTTGATCCGGGCTGAAACTATGATCAGGAAATATCCCATCGAAAGAAATATCCTCAAATTTTTGTAAATCTTCAGCATTTTCAATTCCCGCTAGAAATAACGTCCGGGTATTGATCTCACTTAGCTTTTTAATCTCACTTTCACTTAATTCATTAATATTAATTATACAGAAGTCAGATTCGTATTCATTACTCCAGGTAACATCGTCTTCTGACGAACATTGAATTCCTAAAATAAAATCTCCTGACAACTCTTTTGCAATTTCATCGATATTCTCAGGTATTTTCGTGAAAAATACTCCATCGACATGGGCTTCATTTAATATGCTCCAGTGATCAATAACTATTAAAGGAACATCGAATTTACCTGCTTCACTATTAACCTCATTAATCAATTTATGTGGACTATCTGTTATTTTTTGTGTATTGTATAAGCCAACTACATCAACACCACCTATAAGCGCTGATTTTATACTTTGCAGTAAAGAATTTTTTTCAGTGCTCGCGTCAAATGACAGTATCAATCCACCTGTAATATCAAAATAAGATTCTTTCATAGTTACCTAATATACGTATCTTAAAATTATTTTGTAAATATTGCCCAACAAACCTTACAGCAGTCTTCGTGATATAAAAAGACGAAAAATATCAGAATTGGTTATTTAAAATAAGAATATTAATAAAATTCCTATAAATAATTTAGTAATATTGACCTGAAGAGCTATTTTATACTTACCTGTTTGCAGGTAAATCGTACATCGCATTTAACCGGTTGAAAAATGAAAATCGTTAGTCAATTAATATTAATTCTATTCCCGATATTGATTAGTGCTCAATATCCTGAATCAGGAATAAAAATAAGAACTATAACAGCGGGTATAAATCTGGAAGATATTAACGATACTGAATCAATTGATAAAGCAGTTGAATTTCTCAACAGAGCCAGAGAAAAATATACCGTTGCAGGCTACGAAGTTCAAACTATAAGAATTGCTACTCAAAATTTTCATTTGTATGCTGAGCCCACTATCGCAGCCAATATTATTTATTTAAAGAAAATTGATGCCCTTGCAAAAAAATATAATGTCGAAATTTCGATCGGGCAGATATTACCTCCTGATACTTACAGCCAGGAAGCTTCTTTGCTAGCAATTAAAATTATAAATAATACAGAACGGATTAATTTTAGTATTCCAATTTCATCAAAGGAATCTGGTGTAATGCCAAAGTCCATACAGGCAGCAGCAGAGACAATTATGGCAATCGCTCAAAATTCTGAACGAGGAATTGGAAATTTCAGGTTTACCGCATCTGCCAATGTTCCTCCCGGAACACCATTTTTCCCAGCGGCTTATCATGAAGGTGAAAATAACTTCAGTATAGGATTGGAGTCTCCAAATGCCCTGAAAAAATCACTGACCAAAGGATGGTTTGACGAACGATCAAAGGAAATATTAAAAAATGATCTGGACAGCCTTTTTAAACCCATTGAAAATGTTGCCATTGATATAGATGAAACATTCGATGGCTACAAATATCATGGAATTGATACCTCTCCGGCACCAGGGCTTGACGCAAGTATCGGTGATGCTATTGAAGAACTCAGTGGATCTCCTTTTGGTGAACCGTCAACCTTAAGAGCTTGCTCTATGATCACCGATGTATTAAAATCTATTGATGTAAAAAATGTGGATACTCAGGACTTATGCTGCCTGTTTTAGAAGATAAAACATTGGCAAAAAGAGCAATGGAAGGAAGATATGATGTACACGAATTGTTATTATATTCAGCAGTGTCCGGAACGGGATTGGATGTTATTCCATTACCGGGCAACATTCCAATGCAAAAAATCACAGGCTTACTCAATGATATTGCAGCTCTGTCATTAAAATATGAAGATAAAGCGCTCTCAGCAAGACTATTTTTAATCCCTGGTAAAGAAAAAGGATACTATTTCTATTCTGACAACCCCTATTTAACGGGGTGTACAATTATGAATTTAGATTAATTTTCTGATTGAATATAGACTTTACTGAATCCCTCTTTGCCTTTTTTTGTGAGATAAGGCCTGATTATGCTAAAAAATAATTGCATATAATATTCAACCTTGTCTTCTTCTTTACCCGAATAGAACACTTCCGCATCAGATATCCATGAATTGCTTACCATAAGCATTGAGTGAATCAACATTTCCCTCTGCTTGTCACTTGTGAATTCAATCATATATCCATTTTCTTTCAGGAATTCTGCTAAGACAATTAAAATATTTCTACGATCGTTATTTTGCTGTATAGCATGATTTTTTATGTGATCAAAATGACGGATAACTTTTGTTATTCCCAGATAAATAAATTTGTACTTATACATAACAGAAAAAAGTACTTTTAGCCTGTCCAGTACAAAATCAAAATTCATAACCTCCTCACGGATCAGATTAAATTCTTTATCAACCTCTTCCTGCATTTTAAGGTACAATTCCAGGACTATATCATCTTTCTTAGGAAAGTGATAACATAGGTTACCATAGCTGATTCCCATATTTTCAGCAATAGTCTTAGAAGAAACTGAACTTATTCCCTTTTGGTTGAACAAGACAAGAGAAGTTTCTAATATTTTATTGCGGGTTTCAGACATACAATTCAGTTATTTTTTAGGCATTTTTGCCTAATATATAAATTTTTAATTATATTCGTTAGGCATTAAGGCCTAATCAGAGATAAAAACAACGCTTTTATGGCATCAAATGAGCTATCTAAATACCTAAAACCAGGGATTTACATCGATTCCGATCATCCTGCTATAACTAATTATATTGAAAAGCATACTGCAGGTATACCTGGCATAAAAAACAAAATAACTACACTATTTTATGCCGTCAGAGATGAATTCAGATATGATCCATATCAGCTTGATTTTTCGAAAGAAGCAATTAAAGCAAGTCATCTTACCACTCGAAATTATGGTTATTGTATAGAAAAAAGCAACTTGTTCACAGCCTGTGCGCGTGCCATGGGAATTCCGGCCAGGATGGGGTTTGCTAATGTTCGCAATCATATCGGAACCGAAAAACTTGAAAAAATTTTAAAAACCAATTTACTGGTATTTCACGGATATTCTGAAATTTACCTGGAGGATAAATGGTTAAAGGTAACCCCGGTTTTTAACAAAGAGTTATGTGACAAACTTCATGTCGAACCATTAGATTTTGATGCCACAGGAGATGCAATCTTTCAGCAATA encodes the following:
- a CDS encoding thiamine phosphate synthase; translated protein: MKESYFDITGGLILSFDASTEKNSLLQSIKSALIGGVDVVGLYNTQKITDSPHKLINEVNSEAGKFDVPLIVIDHWSILNEAHVDGVFFTKIPENIDEIAKELSGDFILGIQCSSEDDVTWSNEYESDFCIININELSESEIKKLSEINTRTLFLAGIENAEDLQKFEDISFDGIFPDHSFSPDQNILQITESYKTALSMVFSHE
- a CDS encoding DUF711 family protein — translated: MKIVSQLILILFPILISAQYPESGIKIRTITAGINLEDINDTESIDKAVEFLNRAREKYTVAGYEVQTIRIATQNFHLYAEPTIAANIIYLKKIDALAKKYNVEISIGQILPPDTYSQEASLLAIKIINNTERINFSIPISSKESGVMPKSIQAAAETIMAIAQNSERGIGNFRFTASANVPPGTPFFPAAYHEGENNFSIGLESPNALKKSLTKGWFDERSKEILKNDLDSLFKPIENVAIDIDETFDGYKYHGIDTSPAPGLDASIGDAIEELSGSPFGEPSTLRACSMITDVLKSIDVKNVDTQDLCCLF
- a CDS encoding DUF711 family protein — protein: MLPVLEDKTLAKRAMEGRYDVHELLLYSAVSGTGLDVIPLPGNIPMQKITGLLNDIAALSLKYEDKALSARLFLIPGKEKGYYFYSDNPYLTGCTIMNLD
- a CDS encoding TetR/AcrR family transcriptional regulator, with product MSETRNKILETSLVLFNQKGISSVSSKTIAENMGISYGNLCYHFPKKDDIVLELYLKMQEEVDKEFNLIREEVMNFDFVLDRLKVLFSVMYKYKFIYLGITKVIRHFDHIKNHAIQQNNDRRNILIVLAEFLKENGYMIEFTSDKQREMLIHSMLMVSNSWISDAEVFYSGKEEDKVEYYMQLFFSIIRPYLTKKGKEGFSKVYIQSEN
- a CDS encoding transglutaminase-like domain-containing protein is translated as MASNELSKYLKPGIYIDSDHPAITNYIEKHTAGIPGIKNKITTLFYAVRDEFRYDPYQLDFSKEAIKASHLTTRNYGYCIEKSNLFTACARAMGIPARMGFANVRNHIGTEKLEKILKTNLLVFHGYSEIYLEDKWLKVTPVFNKELCDKLHVEPLDFDATGDAIFQQYNKKGSKFMEYLHNYGTFEDIPYDLLLSELARHYPHLKEEIINRTELIL